The Myxocyprinus asiaticus isolate MX2 ecotype Aquarium Trade chromosome 39, UBuf_Myxa_2, whole genome shotgun sequence genome window below encodes:
- the LOC127430126 gene encoding FMR1-interacting protein NUFIP2-like isoform X1 — MEERPCEGAIGIYVSHGAENGPDRSNISLNNDQNHSQFQNEKTQTKKTENGKINGTLKEGEVTPTSFNLDSSSHPANSNGDRHLVEIKLKQKPTRRAFVTDSTGDRKGRKTSRNSMDLKNDKSSELNTLEGKKEALAALNGVVSLNSVPLTNGYTCKPGADNDGSGSESGYTTPKKRRAQRNGKAGDNVTASTQGKAMQQGVKQDHGPAPPDSADRATGSQVESGRAGSKGEGNPGCYLKVKEPSAPATPPPLPAAGLQRKNSDSKAAGKKFEERSSKVKVTASTKEDSWTLFKPPPVFPVDNSSAKIVPKISYASKVKENLNKTAQAGGEALNPAPQLSGRPPQVPMSAVKTITSASFTNGPLMGDGNGCPLPGLHFSSTASTGPLLVSPAVATENVASPAGSGTTATGSSTTSLAEPRKSSLFVYPVNPSNMQLSLPSGRQADPPAASTNQKSLGDIFQNQWGLSFINEPNAGPEGVACRSNGKDMPVEIIFQGGCPATVATQTSCTSQRLEQPPFPKAHKPDKRTNVQNLSKGVNSGAPVASGSVPETSVLSLDAQRDEAEVHGAIVFCSSYKDICAELPPTSPAAPKVALAKDQGHTKGFDRRSSWGSFDLKAAVIYHTKEMDYILNLQKQDPNRVVLYSESWDGPAQ; from the exons aaaatggcaaaataaatggAACTCTGAAGGAGGGAGAGGTGACTCCCACTTCCTTTAACTTAGACAGCTCCTCGCACCCTGCAAACAGCAATGGCGACAGACACCTGGTAGAAATCAAATTGAAACAGAAGCCCACTCGACGGGCCTTCGTCACTGACTCAACAGGAGACAGAAAAGGTAGAAAGACTAGCAGAAACAGTATGGACTTAAAAAATGACAAGTCCTCAGAGCTGAACACACTTGAGGGCAAAAAAGAGGCTTTAGCTGCTCTGAATGGTGTGGTGTCACTCAATTCTGTACCACTTACCAACGGTTACACCTGCAAACCTGGAGCTGACAATGATGGCAGTGGCTCAGAGAGTGGATACACTACTCCAAAAAAGCGCCGGGCCCAAAGAAATGGCAAAGCTGGGGACAATGTGACTGCTTCTACCCAGGGAAAAGCCATGCAGCAGGGCGTCAAACAAGATCATGGGCCTGCGCCACCAGACTCAGCCGATAGAGCCACAGGCTCTCAGGTGGAGAGTGGCAGAGCTGGTTCAAAAGGAGAAGGCAATCCTGGTTGCTATTTAAAAGTCAAGGAACCATCTGCACCTGCCACCCCACCTCCTCTGCCAGCGGCTGGGCTTCAGCGTAAGAACTCTGACAGCAAAGCAGCTGGCAAAAAGTTTGAGGAACGTTCCAGCAAGGTTAAGGTGACTGCATCCACCAAAGAGGACTCATGGACCTTGTTCAAGCCTCCTCCTGTCTTTCCTGTGGACAATAGTAGCGCTAAGATTGTGCCTAAGATCAGTTATGCAAGCAAAGTGAAGGAGAACCTCAATAAGACTGCCCAAGCTGGCGGGGAGGCTCTCAATCCAGCTCCCCAGTTGTCTGGGAGACCGCCACAGGTCCCGATGTCTGCAGTGAAAACCATCACCTCGGCTAGTTTTACCAATGGTCCCCTGATGGGGGATGGGAATGGCTGTCCCCTGCCTGGACTCCATTTCAGCTCAACAGCAAGCACTGGTCCTCTTCTGGTGTCCCCAGCTGTTGCTACTGAGAATGTAGCATCTCCCGCTGGCAGTGGCACTACAGCCACTGGAAGTTCCACCACCTCTTTGGCTGAGCCTAGGAAATCCAGCCTGTTTGTTTACCCCGTTAACCCCTCCAATATGCAACTTTCGCTCCCAAGTGGCCGCCAAGCCGATCCTCCTGCTGCTTCGACAAATCAGAAGTCTCTGGgggacatttttcagaatcagtGGGGCTTGTCCTTTATCAATGAGCCGAATGCTGGACCAGAGGGAGTGGCTTGTCGCTCAAATGGAAAGGACATGCCGGTGGAAATTATCTTTCAGGGAGGCTGTCCTGCCACAGTGGCCACTCAAACTTCCTGTACTTCTCAGAGACTGGAACAGCCACCCTTCCCCAAGGCTCACAAGCCAGACAAACGGACTAATGTTCAGAATCTGAGTAAAGGTGTGAATAGCGGTGCCCCTGTGGCAAGCGGATCCGTACCCGAGACTTCTGTCCTCAGCCTGGATGCCCAGAGAGATGAGGCGGAGGTTCATGGTGCAATAGTGTTTTGTTCTTCCTATAAGGACATTTGTGCCGAGCTGCCTCCCACCTCCCCAGCTGCACCTAAGGTGGCTTTGGCCAAGGACCAGGGCCATACTAAGGGCTTTGACAGGAGGTCTAGTTGGGGGTCGTTTGATCTAAAAGCTGCtgtaatttatcacactaaag AAATGGattatattttgaatttgcaAAAACAAG ATCCAAATCGAGTAGTCCTCTACAGCGAGTCATGGGACGGACCTGCTCAGTGA
- the LOC127430126 gene encoding FMR1-interacting protein NUFIP2-like isoform X2: protein MDLKNDKSSELNTLEGKKEALAALNGVVSLNSVPLTNGYTCKPGADNDGSGSESGYTTPKKRRAQRNGKAGDNVTASTQGKAMQQGVKQDHGPAPPDSADRATGSQVESGRAGSKGEGNPGCYLKVKEPSAPATPPPLPAAGLQRKNSDSKAAGKKFEERSSKVKVTASTKEDSWTLFKPPPVFPVDNSSAKIVPKISYASKVKENLNKTAQAGGEALNPAPQLSGRPPQVPMSAVKTITSASFTNGPLMGDGNGCPLPGLHFSSTASTGPLLVSPAVATENVASPAGSGTTATGSSTTSLAEPRKSSLFVYPVNPSNMQLSLPSGRQADPPAASTNQKSLGDIFQNQWGLSFINEPNAGPEGVACRSNGKDMPVEIIFQGGCPATVATQTSCTSQRLEQPPFPKAHKPDKRTNVQNLSKGVNSGAPVASGSVPETSVLSLDAQRDEAEVHGAIVFCSSYKDICAELPPTSPAAPKVALAKDQGHTKGFDRRSSWGSFDLKAAVIYHTKEMDYILNLQKQDPNRVVLYSESWDGPAQ from the exons ATGGACTTAAAAAATGACAAGTCCTCAGAGCTGAACACACTTGAGGGCAAAAAAGAGGCTTTAGCTGCTCTGAATGGTGTGGTGTCACTCAATTCTGTACCACTTACCAACGGTTACACCTGCAAACCTGGAGCTGACAATGATGGCAGTGGCTCAGAGAGTGGATACACTACTCCAAAAAAGCGCCGGGCCCAAAGAAATGGCAAAGCTGGGGACAATGTGACTGCTTCTACCCAGGGAAAAGCCATGCAGCAGGGCGTCAAACAAGATCATGGGCCTGCGCCACCAGACTCAGCCGATAGAGCCACAGGCTCTCAGGTGGAGAGTGGCAGAGCTGGTTCAAAAGGAGAAGGCAATCCTGGTTGCTATTTAAAAGTCAAGGAACCATCTGCACCTGCCACCCCACCTCCTCTGCCAGCGGCTGGGCTTCAGCGTAAGAACTCTGACAGCAAAGCAGCTGGCAAAAAGTTTGAGGAACGTTCCAGCAAGGTTAAGGTGACTGCATCCACCAAAGAGGACTCATGGACCTTGTTCAAGCCTCCTCCTGTCTTTCCTGTGGACAATAGTAGCGCTAAGATTGTGCCTAAGATCAGTTATGCAAGCAAAGTGAAGGAGAACCTCAATAAGACTGCCCAAGCTGGCGGGGAGGCTCTCAATCCAGCTCCCCAGTTGTCTGGGAGACCGCCACAGGTCCCGATGTCTGCAGTGAAAACCATCACCTCGGCTAGTTTTACCAATGGTCCCCTGATGGGGGATGGGAATGGCTGTCCCCTGCCTGGACTCCATTTCAGCTCAACAGCAAGCACTGGTCCTCTTCTGGTGTCCCCAGCTGTTGCTACTGAGAATGTAGCATCTCCCGCTGGCAGTGGCACTACAGCCACTGGAAGTTCCACCACCTCTTTGGCTGAGCCTAGGAAATCCAGCCTGTTTGTTTACCCCGTTAACCCCTCCAATATGCAACTTTCGCTCCCAAGTGGCCGCCAAGCCGATCCTCCTGCTGCTTCGACAAATCAGAAGTCTCTGGgggacatttttcagaatcagtGGGGCTTGTCCTTTATCAATGAGCCGAATGCTGGACCAGAGGGAGTGGCTTGTCGCTCAAATGGAAAGGACATGCCGGTGGAAATTATCTTTCAGGGAGGCTGTCCTGCCACAGTGGCCACTCAAACTTCCTGTACTTCTCAGAGACTGGAACAGCCACCCTTCCCCAAGGCTCACAAGCCAGACAAACGGACTAATGTTCAGAATCTGAGTAAAGGTGTGAATAGCGGTGCCCCTGTGGCAAGCGGATCCGTACCCGAGACTTCTGTCCTCAGCCTGGATGCCCAGAGAGATGAGGCGGAGGTTCATGGTGCAATAGTGTTTTGTTCTTCCTATAAGGACATTTGTGCCGAGCTGCCTCCCACCTCCCCAGCTGCACCTAAGGTGGCTTTGGCCAAGGACCAGGGCCATACTAAGGGCTTTGACAGGAGGTCTAGTTGGGGGTCGTTTGATCTAAAAGCTGCtgtaatttatcacactaaag AAATGGattatattttgaatttgcaAAAACAAG ATCCAAATCGAGTAGTCCTCTACAGCGAGTCATGGGACGGACCTGCTCAGTGA